A genomic region of Microtus ochrogaster isolate Prairie Vole_2 chromosome 15, MicOch1.0, whole genome shotgun sequence contains the following coding sequences:
- the Cyth4 gene encoding cytohesin-4: MDLCHADLAELSSGEAKELQQIKWHRKQLLEDIQKLKDEIADVFAQIDCFESTEESRMAQKEKEMCIGRKKFNMDPAKGIQYLIEHKLLTSGVQDIAQFLYKGDGLNKTAIGTYLGEKDPINLQVLQAFVDCHEFANLNLVQALRQFLWSFRLPGEAQKIDRMMEAFAARYCLCNPGVFRSTDTCYVLSFSVIMLNTGLHNPNVRDRPPFERFVSMNRGINNGSDLPEEQLRNLFDSIKSEPFSIPEDDGGDLTHTFFNPDREGWLLKLGGRVKTWKRRWFILTDNCLYYFEFTTDKEPRGIIPLENLSVQKVDDPKKPFCLELYNPSCRGQKIKACKTDGDGKVVEGKHESYRISAANAEERDQWIEAIRASITRVPFYDLLSARKKKIASKQ, encoded by the exons atCTCGCCGAGCTCAGCAGTGGGGAGGCCAAGGAGCTACAGCAGATCAAATGGCACCGGAAGCAACTACTGGAAGACATccag AAGCTGAAGGATGAAATCGCAGATGTGTTCGCTCAGATTGACTGCTTCGAGAGCACCGAGGAGAG CCGGATGGcgcagaaagagaaggagatgtGTATTGGGAGGAAGAAATTCAACATGGACCCTGCCAAG GGCATCCAGTATCTCATTGAGCACAAGCTGCTGACCTCTGGTGTCCAGGATATCGCCCAGTTCCTGTACAAGGGTGACGGCCTCAACAAGACAGCCATTGGCACCTACTTGGGGGAAAA GGACCCCATCAACTTGCAGGTCCTACAGGCCTTTGTGGACTGCCATGAGTTTGCCAATCTCAACCTCGTTCAGGCCCTCAG GCAGTTCCTGTGGAGCTTCCGGTTACCTGGTGAGGCCCAAAAGATTGACCGCATGATGGAGGCCTTTGCTGCTCGCTACTGCCTCTGCAATCCAGGTGTCTTCCGGTCCACAG ACACCTGCTACGTGCTGTCTTTCTCGGTCATCATGCTCAACACTGGCCTACACAACCCCAACGTCCGGGACAGACCGCCCTTCGAGCGCTTCGTGTCCATGAACCGCGGCATTAACAATGGCAGCGACCTGCCTGAGGAGCAGCTGAGG AACCTCTTTGACAGCATCAAGAGTGAGCCCTTCTCCATCCCTGAGGATGACGGCGGTGACCTCACCCATACCTTCTTCAATCCTGACCGTGAAGGCTGGCTACTCAAGCTGG GCGGCCGTGTGAAGACATGGAAGCGACGCTGGTTCATCCTCACGGACAACTGCCTCTACTACTTTGAGTTCACCACT GACAAGGAGCCTCGGGGGATCATTCCTCTGGAGAACCTCTCTGTGCAGAAGGTGGATGACCCCAAGAAGCCG TTCTGCCTGGAGTTATACAACCCCAGCTGCCGGGGCCAGAAGATAAAGGCATGCAAGACTGACGGGGACGGCAAGGTGGTGGAGGGGAAGCATGAGTCCTACCGTATCTCAGCCGCCAATGCCGAGGAGCGCGACCAGTGGATCGAGGCCATCAG GGCCAGCATCACCCGTGTCCCCTTCTATGATCTGTTGTCTGCTCGGAAAAAGAAGATTGCCAGTAAGCAGTGA